CGGGGTCGGTGAACAGGTGCCCGGCCCCGGGGTAGCGGTAGACCTCGACGTCCGCGCCGGTGCGCTGCATCTGGAGGTACCAGCTGTTCAGCCAGTCGTGGGACTCGAAGGGGTCCGGGTCCGCGACGTGCAGCTGCACGGGCAGCTCGTCCACCGAGGCGTTCTCGGCGATGTCCGAGGTGCCGTGGAACAGCAGCAGCCCGCGGGCCTTCGCGTCGCCGAGCGCCAGGGTCTGCGCGGTCGCCGCCCCGAGGGAGAAGCCGGCGTAGACGAGCCCCTGGTCGGAGTAGGGCGCGGCGGCCAGCACGGCGCGCCTCAGCAGCTCCTCCTTGCCGACCTCCTCTTTGTGGGCCATGCCCTCTTCCACCGTGTCAAAGGTGTGCCCCTCGAACAGATCGGGCACGCGCACCTCGTGGCCGGCGTCCCTGAGGCGCGCGGCCGCGGCGTGCACGGCGGGCCTGAGCCCGTACGTCGAGTGGAAAAGCATGATGTTCATGAGGCCCATGGTGCCATTCGTGCGCTGAGGGCCGCCCTACAGCTTGGAGGACGAGGGAATGGAGAGCGTGCTGCGCCCGCTGATCGTCATCGGCGGTTCCGTGGTGATCACCCTGCTGGTCGGCTGGCTGGTCGACCGGCTGCTGCGGCGGGCCGACAGCCGTCACCACGAGACCCCGCTGTGGGGGCTGCTGCGGCGCTGTCGGCCTCCCTTGCAGGTGGTGCTCATCACGGCGCTGCTGCGCAGCAGCTACCGCCAGATGGGCGTCGACTGGATTCGTGACCACCGCGCCGGGATCGGCCAGGTGCTGACCCTGGTGCTGATCGGCGCGTCCGCCTGGCTGGTGGTGCGGATCGCGGCGACGGTCGTGGAGGCCAGCTACGCGCGGTACGCGACGGCCGGCCGCGACCCGGCCCGGGTCCGCCGGGTCCGTACGCAGGTCACGCTGATCCAGCGGGTGGTCATCGCGGTGGTGGCGGTGGTCGCCGTCGCGGCGATGCTGCTGACGTTCCCGCCGATGCGGGCGGTCGGCACGTCGATGCTCGCCTCGGCCGGTCTGCTCGGCATCGTCGCGGGTGTCGCCGCCCAGTCGACGCTCGGCAATCTCTTCGCCGGGTTCCAGATCGCGTTCGGTGACATGGTGCGGCTCGGCGACACCGTGGTGGTGGACGGCGAGTGGGGCACGATCGACGAGATCACCCTGACGTTCCTGGCGGTACGGACCTGGGACGACCGGCGGATCACGATGCCGGTCTCCTACTTCACCAGCCAGCCGTTCGAGAACTGGTCGCGCGGCGGGGTGCAGATGACCGGCACGGTCTACTTCCACCTCGACCACTCCGCTCCCGTCGCGGCGATGCGGACGAAGCTGCGGGAGCTCCTCGGGGACATCGCCGCCTGGGACGGCCGGGACTGGTCGCTGGCGGTCACCGACACCACGCCGACCACGATCGAGGTGCGCGCGGTGGTCACGGCGAAGGACGCGGACGACATCTGGACGGCGCGCTGCGCGGTGCGCGAGCAGCTGATCGGCTGGCTGCGCGACCACCACCCGTACGCGCTCCCGCGGGTCGCCACCTCCCCCGCCGCACTGCCGCCGGGCGAGCAGTGGACGGAGCTGACGGGCGCGGGGCCCCGGACGGGCCTCGACAAGGCGATGGCCCTCGACGGGGACGACTCCAAGGCCCCGCGCACGGGCCGGGGCTGAGGCCGCCCGCGAGGATCTTCAGCGCAGCGAGCGGAAGTCCAGGTAGCGCAGCACCCGGTCCACGACCTCCGGGTCGGAGCCGGGCTCGCTGCGCGCGGAGAGCACCTCGTGGCGGGCGGCCGACATCATCTCGCGCTGGACCCGGCCGATCGCCTTGAAGCGCTCCGCGCGCTGGGCGTAGGCCTCGCGCCGCTCCTCGTCGACCATGTCCGGGCTGATGCGGGCGCCGATGTCGTACGCGGCGCGCTGGAGCCGCTCCATGACCTCCTCGGGGAACTCCTCGACCTCCTGGATCTCCTTGAGGCGGTACTTGGCGGCCTTGGCGGCCCGTACGGCGAGGTCCCGCTCCAGTGCCTCCTCGGCCTCGGTGTCGGCCCGGACCCTCAGCTTGCGCACCAGCCAGGGCAGGGTGAGCCCCTGGAAGACCAGGGTGGCCATGATCACGGCGAAGGCGATGAAGATGATCTCGTCACGGCCGGGGAAGGGCCGCCCGTCGTCGGTCTCCAGCGGGATCGCCAGCGCCAGGGCGACCGAGGCCACCCCGCGCATCCCGGCCCACCACATCACGACGGTCTCCCGCCAGCTGGTGGGGATCTCCTCGCTGACGTCGCGGCGGGTGTGGAGCCGCTTGGCCAGCCAGGTAGCCGGCAGCAGGTACAGCAGCCGTACGCCGACGACGACGGCGACGATCGCGAGCCCCCAGCCGACCATCTCCAGGGCGTGCCCGTCGGCGGTGCCGAACACGCTGTGCAGCTCCAGACCGATCAGCCCGAAGGCCACTCCGGTGACCAGGGTGTCGACGATGTCCCAGAACGTGACTCCGGTGAGCCGGCCCAGCACGTCGTCGGCGTCGGCGGTGTGCTCGGCGAGGAACAGCGCGACGGTCAGGACGGCCAGCACGCCGGAGCCCATCAGCTCCTCCGCGAGGACGTAGGCGACGAACGGCACCAGCAGGGTCAGCCCGACCTGGAGGGTGGCGTCGCCCAGCAGGTTCATCAGCTTGATGGTGAGCCAGCCGATCGCGAGGCCGACGGCGACCGCGACGACGGCGGAGAGGACCAGCATCCCGAAGGCCTCGGGGAGCGAGAAGGTGCCGCTGACGGCGGCGGCGATGGCCACGTGGTAGAGCACGATGGCGGTCACGTCGTTGAAGAGCCCCTCGCCCTCCAGGATCGACACCAGTCGGCGCGGCAGTCCCACGGAGCCCGCCACGGCCGTCGCCGCGACCGGGTCGGGCGGGGCGACGAGCGCGCCGAGGGCGACGGCGGCGGCGATGGGCAGCCCCGGCACGATCGAGTTCGCGACCGCGGCGACGGCGGCCGTGGTGACGAAGACGAGGGCCACGGCCAGCAGGAAGATCGGGCGTCTGTTGGCGGCGAACTGCCGCCAGGAGGTGCGCTGCACGGTGGCGTAGAGCAGCGGCGGAAGCAGTGCGGGGAGGATGATCTCCGGCGGGATGTCGACGTTCGGCACGAACGGCATGAACGCCATCGCGATGCCGATGAGGGTCATCAGGACCGGCGCCGGCAGCCCCAGCCGGTCGCCGAGCGGCACCGTGACCACGGCTCCGAGCAGCAGCAGGAGCAGCAGGGACATCTGTTCCACGAGGCGCCTTCCGGAGCATGGGGTTCCGGCACACCACGAGCGGCCGAACAGGGCTCCCACCCTGCCACGCGGGGTGCGCGATTCGGCCGATACCCCCCGCTACCGGCACTCAGGCCGGTCGGATCTCCCGCCGCATGGCCCGGTGCGGCATGCCCGCGTCGGGGAACTCGGGGCCGTACGCGACATATCCGAGCCGCTCGTAGAAGCCGAGGGCGTGCGTCTGGGCGTGCAGGTCGACGGCGGCCAGGCCCAGCGCCCGCGCCTCGTCCTCGATGGCCCGCACGAGGGCCGCGCCGACCCCGAGGCCGCGCGCCTGGCGGCTGACGGCGAGGCGGCCCAGCGAGCCGACGGCCGGGTCGCCGCCGGTCTTCCCGGCCGCGTCCGCGCCGTGCAGCAGCCGGCCCGTGCCGAGCGCGACACCGTCCGCCGCGACGGCCAGGACATGCACCGCGGTCGCGTCGTGGGCGTCGTACTCCAGCTCCTCGGGCACGTTCTGCTCGCCGACGAAGACCTCCTTGCGCACCTGGAAGCAGGCCTGGAGGTCGCTCTCCTCGACGGCCCTGCGGGTGCTGTACGGGGAGGGGGCCGAGGTCACTGGCTCTCCGCGGAGATGGTGTCGAGGGCGTGCTGGAGGTCGGCCGGGTAGGTGCTGGAGAACTCCACCCAGCCGCCGTCGCTCGGGTGCTCGAAGCCCAGGCGCACGGCGTGCAGCCACTGGCGGGTCAGCCCGAGGCGCTTGGCCAGCGTCGGGTCCGCGCCGTAGGTGAGGTCGCCGACGCAGGGGTGGCGGTGGGCGGACATGTGGACCCGGATCTGGTGGGTGCGGCCGGTCTCCAGCTTGATGTCGAGGAGGCTGGCGGCGCGGTAGGCCTCGATCAGGTCGTAGTGGGTCACCGACGGCTTGCCCTCGGCGGTGACCGCCCACTTGTAGTCGTGGTTGGGGTGGCGTCCGATGGGGGCGTCGATGGTGCCGCTCATCGGGTCCGGGTGGCCCTGGACGAGCGCGTGGTACTTCTTGTCGACGACCCGGTCGCGGAACTGGGCCTTGAGCAGGGTGTACGCGCGCTCGGACTTGGCGACGACCATCAGGCCGGAGGTGCCGACGTCGAGGCGGTGGACGATGCCCTGGCGCTCGGCGGCGCCGGACGTCGAGATCCGGTAGCCGGCGGCGGCGAGGCCGCCGATGACGGTGGTCCCGGTCCAGCCGGGGCTGGGGTGGGCGGCGACGCCGACCGGCTTCATGATGACGACGATGTCGTCGTCGTCGTGGACGATCTCCATGCCCTCGACGGGCTCGGCGACGATCTGGACGGGAGCGGGCGCCCCCGGCATCTCGACTTCCAGCCAGGCGCCCCCGTGGACCCGCTCGGACTTCCCGGCCACCGAACCGTCCACCTGGACCTTCCCGGCTGCGGCCAGCTCGGCGGCCTTGGTGCGGGAGAAACCGAACATCCGGGAGATGGCGGCGTCGACGCGCTCGCCTTCCAGGCCGTCCGGTACGGGCAGGGTGCGGATCTCGGGGTGCGTACTCACCTGTCGAGTATGCCTTGCGCGGAACGCTCTCCGCGCAGCCCGGTCAGTCCTTGTGCACGGTCCCGTCGGGGTCCAGGCCCTTGAAGGAGAGGATCACGATGAGGATGCCGCCGCAGACGATGGCGGAGTCGGCGAGGTTGAAGACGGCGAAGTGCTTGGGGGCGATGAAGTCCACCACCGCGCCCTCGAACACCCCGGGGGCCCGGAAGAGCCGGTCGGTGAGGTTGCCGAGCGCACCGCCCAGGAGGAGACCCAGGGCGATGGCCCACGGCAGGCTGTAGAGCTTGCGGGCCAGCCGGATGATCACCACGATCACTCCGGAGGCGATGATGGTGAAGATCACCGTGAACGCCTCGCCGAACCCGAACGCGGCGCCCGCGTTCCGGATCGCCCGGAACTGGAGCCAGTCGCCGATGATGTCGATCGGCGGCTGGTGCTCCAGCTTCGCGACCACGATCATCTTGGTGGCCAGGTCCAGCAGATAGGCCACGACGGCCACGCTCAGGAGAACGAGGACCTTCCGCTTGCCCCGGCCCGCGTTCACGGCCGCGTCGGCTGCCGCGCTGCCGCCTTCGTCCGCGCCCTCGGCCTCGGGATTGTCCGGCGTACCGATGATGCGCTCCGCCTCTGCCACGTGAGTCCCTCAACCTAGGTGCCTGCCTGAGGATGAGGGTACGACACACCTGTGCGGATCAGCCGCGCCGCTCCTGCTTCTGTTTGTCCTCGACGCACAGGGTGGCCCGGGGAAAGGCCTGCATCCGCGCCTTGCCGATCGGTTTACCGCAGACCTCGCAGAGCCCGTAGGTCCCCGCCTCCAGCCGGGCGAGCGCCCGCTCGGTCTGCTCCAGCATCTCCTGGGCGTTGGCGGCCAGCGACAGCTCGTGCTCGCGGGTGATGTTCTTGGTGCCGGTGTCGGCCTCGTCGTCGCCCGCGCCGTCCCCGGAGTCCCGCATGAGCCCGGCGAGCGCGGCCCCGGAGGCCTCCAGCTCGCTGCGGAGCCGCAGCGTCTCGCTCGTCAGCAGGGTGCGCGCCTCGGTGACCTCCTCGGGCGTCCAGGGGTCCTCCCCGGGCCGGACGGCCAGCTCGTCGGGGGCGGCGGCGCGGGCCGGCGGCACGGGCGCCGTGGCCTGTGCGCCTGCTGCGTGACGACTCGCGCTCTTCTTGGCTACCACCGTGTGGGCTCCCGTCTGCTCGGCGGCCGGGGCCGCCTCCGTGGCCGCGACCGCGGCCGTTCTCGACGCCTTCTTGGCCGCGCTCTTCCTGGCGGTGCTCTTCTTCGCGGCGGGCTTCTCGCCGGTCGCCGTCTTCTTGGCCGCGGTCTTCTTCGACGCGGTCTTCTTCGCCGTGGTCCTCTTCGCAGCCGTCTTCCTGGCCGCCGCTTTCTCGGGAGCGGCCCTCTTGGGAGCGGCTTTCCCGGAAGCGGTCTCCTCCTCCGTGCTCTTCGCGGGCGCGGCCCCCTGTCCGACCGGTGGCTCGTGGGTGCCGTCGTGCTCGGCCGCGGTCTCTTCCGCCGTCTTCTTCGCCACCATGGCCGCGGCCCCTTCACATATTGTGATCTTGCTCGCGAATCGTGCTGGGACGATAAATCGACTCCAGCCCCGCGGCAACGGGGCACGCCGCCTTCGCGCCCTCCCCGTGTCCGGTCGTGGCGTGCCTGCCTCCGTTGTTCCCAGCTCCCCGTCCGGTAATCCGGCCTCGGGCAGCGCCGGGAAGTCCTTCTACCCCGTCCCGCCACTCGGGTCACGCCCGCGCGCCGCCGATAACCGGTCGGCCGTCGCCCGTACGGGCCCGTACACTGGGCCCAGCGAGAGGCTTGGATGGGACGAGTAGCGCCGTACGCAGCCAGCAGCGACCCGGGGACGGTGGGAGCCCGGGGGCGAGCGCGTCGTGAAGATCACCCCGGAGTCGCCGGAAGAACGCTTTGAACCGTGGGCCCCGCCCGTCGGCGCAAGGTCACTAGACCCGGCATCGCGACCCCAATGAGGGGGCCACGGGCCTGTGCCCGGGGCCAAGGAGGGTGGTACCGCGGGAGCCGAGACGCTCTCGTCCCTCCGACGGAAGTGGAAGACGTCCGCCGGAGGAAGCCGCACATGACATCGCCGCAGTACCGCCAGGTACCCGCCCAGGTCGACCTGCCCGCGCTCGAACACGCCGTGCTCGACTTCTGGCGCGAGAGCAAGGTCTTCGCCAAGAGCCTCGACCAGTCCGAGGGCCGCCCCGAGTGGGTCTTCTACGAGGGCCCGCCCACCGCCAACGGCATGCCGGGCGCCCATCACATCGAGGCCCGCGTCTTCAAGGACGTCTTCCCCCGCTTCCGCACCATGCAGGGCTACCACGTCGGCCGCAAGGCCGGCTGGGACTGCCACGGCCTGCCGGTCGAGCTCGCGGTCGAGAAGGAGCTGGGCTTCAACGGCAAGAAGGACATCGAGGCGTTCGGCATCGCCGAGTTCAACGCCAAGTGCCGCGAGTCGGTGACCCGGCACACCGACGCCTTCGCCGAGCTGACGACCCGCATGGGTTACTGGGTCGATCTGGACGACGCGTACCGCACGATGGACCCGGAGTACGTGGACTCCGTGTGGTGGTCGCTCAAGGAGATCTTCAACAAGGACCTGCTGGTCCAGGACCACCGTGTCGCCCCCTGGTGCCCGCGTTGCGGCACCGGCCTGTCCGACCACGAGCTGGCCCAGGGCTACGAGACGGTCGTCGACCCCTCGGTCTTCGTCCGCTTCCCGCTCACCTCCGGCCCGCTGGCCGGCGAGGCGGCCCTCCTGGTCTGGACGACCACCCCCTGGACGCTGGTCTCCAACACGGCGGTCGCCGCCCACCCCGGGGTCCGCTACGTCGTGGCGACCGACGGCGAGGAGAAGCTCGTCGTCGCCGAGCCGCTCCTGGAGAAGGCCCTGGGCGAGGGCTGGGAGGCCACCGGCCAGTCGTTCACCGGCGCGGAGATGGAGCGCTGGAGCTACGAGCGCCCGTTCGCCCTGGTCGACTTCCCGGCCGAGGCGCACTACGTCGTCAACGCCGAGTACGTCACGACCGAGGACGGTACGGGTCTGGTCCACCAGTCCCCCGCGTTCGGCGCCGACGACCTCGCGGTCTGCCGTGCGTACGGCCTGCCGGTGGTCAACCCGGTCCGCCCGGACGGCACGTTCGAGGAAGACCTCCCCCTCGTGGGCGGCGTCTTCTTCAAGAAGGCCGACGAGGCGCTCACCGCGGACCTGGACGCGCGCGGCAAGCTCTTCCGCCACGTCCCCTACGAGCACAGCTACCCGCACTGCTGGCGCTGCCACACGGCGCTGCTCTACTACGCGCAGCCGTCCTGGTACATCAGGACGACGGCGATCAAGGACCGGCTCCTTGAGGAGAACGAGAAGACCAACTGGTTCCCGGACTCGGTCAAGAACGGCCGCTTCGGCGACTGGCTGAACAACAACGTCGACTGGGCGCTCTCCCGTAACCGCTACTGGGGCACGCCGCTGCCGATCTGGCGCTGCGAGGACGACCACCTCACCTGCGTGGGCTCACGCGCCGAACTGACGGAACTCACGGGCGCCGACCAGTCGGCCCTCGACCCGCACCGCCCGTTCATCGACGAGATCAGCTTCACCTGCACGCGGGAGAACTGCCAACTGGAGGCGTACCGCGTCCCGGAGGTCATCGACGCCTGGTACGACTCGGGTTCGATGCCGTTCGCGCAGTGGGGCTACCCGTACAAGAACAAGGAGGTCTTCGAGAGCCGCTACCCGGCGCAGTTCATCTCGGAGGCCATCGACCAGACCCGCGGCTGGTTCTACACGCTGATGGCGGTCGGCACCCTGGTCTTCGACAAGTCGAGTTACGAGAACGTCGTCTGCCTGGGCCACATCCTCGCCGAGGACGGCCGCAAGATGTCCAAGCACCTGGGCAACATCCTCCAGCCGATCCCGCTGATGGACCAGCACGGGGCGGACGCGGTGCGGTGGTTCATGGCGGCGGGCGGCTCCCCGTGGGCGGCACGGCGCGTGGGCCACGGCACGATCCAGGAGGTCGTCCGCAAGACACTCCTCACCTACTGGAACACGGTCGCCTTCCAGGCCCTGTACGCGCGCACGTCGGGCTGGGCCCCCTCGGAGGCCGACCCGGCCCCGGCGGACCGCACGGTCCTGGACCGCTGGCTGCTCAGCGAACTGAACGCGCTGGTCGACCAGATGACCGTCGCGATGGAGGGGTACGACACCCAGCGCGCCGGCAAGCTGCTCTCGGCGTTCGTGGACGACCTCTCCAACTGGTACGTACGCCGCTCGCGCCGCCGCTTCTGGCAGGGCGACAAGGCGGCGCTGCGCACGCTGCACGAGGTCGTCGAGACGGTGACCCGGCTGATGGCCCCGCTGACCCCGTTCATCACGGAGCGGGTCTGGCAGGACCTGGTGGCGCCGGTCACGCCCGACGCCCCGGAGTCGGTCCACCTGTCCTCCTGGCCGAAGGCGGACCTGTCGGTGATCGACCCGACGCTCTCCACGCAGATGGCGCTGGTGCGCCGCCTGGTGGAGCTGGGCCGGGCCACGCGCGCCGAGTCGGGAGTGAAGACCCGTCAGCCGCTGTCGCGTGCGCTGGTGGCGGCGACGGGCTTCACCGACCTCTCCCCCGAACTGCGCGCGCAGATCACGGAGGAGCTGAACGTCACGTCGCTGGCCTCGCTCTCGGAGGTGGGCGGCTCCCTGGTCGACACGACGGCGAAGGCCAACTTCCGCGCCCTGGGCAAGCGGTTCGGCAAGGGCGTCCAGGCGGTGGCCAAGGCGGTGGCGAACACGGACGCGGCCGCCCTCTCCCTGGCACTCCGCGAGGGCACGGCGGCGGTGGAGGTCGACGGCGAGCGGATCACCCTCTCCCCCGACGAGGTCATCATCACGGAGACCCCGCGCGAGGGCTGGTCGGTCGCCTCGGACTCGGGCGCGACCGTCGCCCTGGACCTGGAGATCACCCCGGAACTGCGCCGCGCGGGCCTGGCCCGTGACGCGATCCGCCTGATCCAGGAGGCCCGCAAGAACAGCGGCCTGGACGTCGCGGACCGCATCGCCGTCCGTTGGAC
The nucleotide sequence above comes from Streptomyces sp. NBC_01116. Encoded proteins:
- a CDS encoding dienelactone hydrolase family protein; translation: MGLMNIMLFHSTYGLRPAVHAAAARLRDAGHEVRVPDLFEGHTFDTVEEGMAHKEEVGKEELLRRAVLAAAPYSDQGLVYAGFSLGAATAQTLALGDAKARGLLLFHGTSDIAENASVDELPVQLHVADPDPFESHDWLNSWYLQMQRTGADVEVYRYPGAGHLFTDPDLHDYDQAAAEQTWKVALGFLATL
- a CDS encoding mechanosensitive ion channel family protein, which codes for MESVLRPLIVIGGSVVITLLVGWLVDRLLRRADSRHHETPLWGLLRRCRPPLQVVLITALLRSSYRQMGVDWIRDHRAGIGQVLTLVLIGASAWLVVRIAATVVEASYARYATAGRDPARVRRVRTQVTLIQRVVIAVVAVVAVAAMLLTFPPMRAVGTSMLASAGLLGIVAGVAAQSTLGNLFAGFQIAFGDMVRLGDTVVVDGEWGTIDEITLTFLAVRTWDDRRITMPVSYFTSQPFENWSRGGVQMTGTVYFHLDHSAPVAAMRTKLRELLGDIAAWDGRDWSLAVTDTTPTTIEVRAVVTAKDADDIWTARCAVREQLIGWLRDHHPYALPRVATSPAALPPGEQWTELTGAGPRTGLDKAMALDGDDSKAPRTGRG
- a CDS encoding Na+/H+ antiporter, whose product is MEQMSLLLLLLLGAVVTVPLGDRLGLPAPVLMTLIGIAMAFMPFVPNVDIPPEIILPALLPPLLYATVQRTSWRQFAANRRPIFLLAVALVFVTTAAVAAVANSIVPGLPIAAAVALGALVAPPDPVAATAVAGSVGLPRRLVSILEGEGLFNDVTAIVLYHVAIAAAVSGTFSLPEAFGMLVLSAVVAVAVGLAIGWLTIKLMNLLGDATLQVGLTLLVPFVAYVLAEELMGSGVLAVLTVALFLAEHTADADDVLGRLTGVTFWDIVDTLVTGVAFGLIGLELHSVFGTADGHALEMVGWGLAIVAVVVGVRLLYLLPATWLAKRLHTRRDVSEEIPTSWRETVVMWWAGMRGVASVALALAIPLETDDGRPFPGRDEIIFIAFAVIMATLVFQGLTLPWLVRKLRVRADTEAEEALERDLAVRAAKAAKYRLKEIQEVEEFPEEVMERLQRAAYDIGARISPDMVDEERREAYAQRAERFKAIGRVQREMMSAARHEVLSARSEPGSDPEVVDRVLRYLDFRSLR
- a CDS encoding GNAT family N-acetyltransferase; translated protein: MTSAPSPYSTRRAVEESDLQACFQVRKEVFVGEQNVPEELEYDAHDATAVHVLAVAADGVALGTGRLLHGADAAGKTGGDPAVGSLGRLAVSRQARGLGVGAALVRAIEDEARALGLAAVDLHAQTHALGFYERLGYVAYGPEFPDAGMPHRAMRREIRPA
- a CDS encoding RluA family pseudouridine synthase → MSTHPEIRTLPVPDGLEGERVDAAISRMFGFSRTKAAELAAAGKVQVDGSVAGKSERVHGGAWLEVEMPGAPAPVQIVAEPVEGMEIVHDDDDIVVIMKPVGVAAHPSPGWTGTTVIGGLAAAGYRISTSGAAERQGIVHRLDVGTSGLMVVAKSERAYTLLKAQFRDRVVDKKYHALVQGHPDPMSGTIDAPIGRHPNHDYKWAVTAEGKPSVTHYDLIEAYRAASLLDIKLETGRTHQIRVHMSAHRHPCVGDLTYGADPTLAKRLGLTRQWLHAVRLGFEHPSDGGWVEFSSTYPADLQHALDTISAESQ
- the lspA gene encoding signal peptidase II, which gives rise to MAEAERIIGTPDNPEAEGADEGGSAAADAAVNAGRGKRKVLVLLSVAVVAYLLDLATKMIVVAKLEHQPPIDIIGDWLQFRAIRNAGAAFGFGEAFTVIFTIIASGVIVVIIRLARKLYSLPWAIALGLLLGGALGNLTDRLFRAPGVFEGAVVDFIAPKHFAVFNLADSAIVCGGILIVILSFKGLDPDGTVHKD
- a CDS encoding TraR/DksA C4-type zinc finger protein, with protein sequence MVAKKTAEETAAEHDGTHEPPVGQGAAPAKSTEEETASGKAAPKRAAPEKAAARKTAAKRTTAKKTASKKTAAKKTATGEKPAAKKSTARKSAAKKASRTAAVAATEAAPAAEQTGAHTVVAKKSASRHAAGAQATAPVPPARAAAPDELAVRPGEDPWTPEEVTEARTLLTSETLRLRSELEASGAALAGLMRDSGDGAGDDEADTGTKNITREHELSLAANAQEMLEQTERALARLEAGTYGLCEVCGKPIGKARMQAFPRATLCVEDKQKQERRG
- the ileS gene encoding isoleucine--tRNA ligase, whose amino-acid sequence is MTSPQYRQVPAQVDLPALEHAVLDFWRESKVFAKSLDQSEGRPEWVFYEGPPTANGMPGAHHIEARVFKDVFPRFRTMQGYHVGRKAGWDCHGLPVELAVEKELGFNGKKDIEAFGIAEFNAKCRESVTRHTDAFAELTTRMGYWVDLDDAYRTMDPEYVDSVWWSLKEIFNKDLLVQDHRVAPWCPRCGTGLSDHELAQGYETVVDPSVFVRFPLTSGPLAGEAALLVWTTTPWTLVSNTAVAAHPGVRYVVATDGEEKLVVAEPLLEKALGEGWEATGQSFTGAEMERWSYERPFALVDFPAEAHYVVNAEYVTTEDGTGLVHQSPAFGADDLAVCRAYGLPVVNPVRPDGTFEEDLPLVGGVFFKKADEALTADLDARGKLFRHVPYEHSYPHCWRCHTALLYYAQPSWYIRTTAIKDRLLEENEKTNWFPDSVKNGRFGDWLNNNVDWALSRNRYWGTPLPIWRCEDDHLTCVGSRAELTELTGADQSALDPHRPFIDEISFTCTRENCQLEAYRVPEVIDAWYDSGSMPFAQWGYPYKNKEVFESRYPAQFISEAIDQTRGWFYTLMAVGTLVFDKSSYENVVCLGHILAEDGRKMSKHLGNILQPIPLMDQHGADAVRWFMAAGGSPWAARRVGHGTIQEVVRKTLLTYWNTVAFQALYARTSGWAPSEADPAPADRTVLDRWLLSELNALVDQMTVAMEGYDTQRAGKLLSAFVDDLSNWYVRRSRRRFWQGDKAALRTLHEVVETVTRLMAPLTPFITERVWQDLVAPVTPDAPESVHLSSWPKADLSVIDPTLSTQMALVRRLVELGRATRAESGVKTRQPLSRALVAATGFTDLSPELRAQITEELNVTSLASLSEVGGSLVDTTAKANFRALGKRFGKGVQAVAKAVANTDAAALSLALREGTAAVEVDGERITLSPDEVIITETPREGWSVASDSGATVALDLEITPELRRAGLARDAIRLIQEARKNSGLDVADRIAVRWTSTSPATVEALTEHTPLISEEVLAPDYAEGEADETYGEVFADEGLELRFRLRKR